In Vibrio syngnathi, the following proteins share a genomic window:
- a CDS encoding prolyl oligopeptidase family serine peptidase — translation MSYLKEYQYPVTNKQIVSDDYFDQIVEDPYRWLEDDRSDETAQWVASQNEVTFDYLAQIPYRAELRERLAKAQDYKKSSQPFVRGDYTYFYKNDGLQNHSILYRQKEGQSIEVFLDPNTFSEDGTTSLGSVSFSKDYSLVAYSISEGGSDWRKIFVIDTETKKQLEAEITDAKFTGISWLGNRGFYYSSYDKPDGSLLSARTEQHKLYFHELGTEQASDKVIFGANNAEQHRYVSGYTTEDDRYLIILGRESTSGNRLFYIDLGSEEQSLNTLIDHVDSDTYLIDNQDEVFILYTNLDAPNGKVVSFDTRSQQWLDIIPEKPQPLDISTGGGYLFAHYMVDVVSKIEQLDYQGNLVREIHLPGLGTASGLGGKNEQTQLHYTFTNYVTPPTIFSFDVESGSSEIYQRSESPFESDQFESKQVFYTSKDGTKVPMLISYKKGLVLDGNNPTMLYAYGGFNVSLTPSFSGTVGSWLELGGVYAVPNLRGGGEYGKAWHKAGTQQQKQNVFDDFIAAAEFLIAENYTSSDKLAIRGGSNGGLLVGACMTQRPELFQVALPAVGVLDMLRYHTFTSGEGWAYDFGTSAQSKEMFEYLLGYSPVHNVVRGVDYPATLVTTADHDDRVVPAHSYKFISELQDKHEGGAPVMIRIDVNAGHGAGMPLSKAIELTADIYAFTLFNMGIESLDSL, via the coding sequence ATGAGCTATTTAAAAGAGTATCAATATCCAGTCACCAACAAACAGATCGTCAGCGATGACTATTTTGATCAGATAGTCGAAGACCCATATCGCTGGTTAGAAGACGACAGAAGTGACGAAACCGCGCAGTGGGTGGCAAGCCAGAATGAAGTGACGTTTGATTACCTCGCTCAAATCCCGTATCGCGCAGAACTGCGAGAGCGATTAGCGAAAGCGCAAGACTACAAAAAGAGCTCGCAGCCGTTTGTGCGAGGTGATTACACCTACTTCTATAAGAACGATGGCTTGCAGAATCACAGCATTCTTTATCGTCAGAAAGAAGGTCAGTCGATTGAAGTATTCCTAGATCCGAACACTTTCTCGGAAGATGGCACAACATCTCTGGGTTCGGTGTCGTTTTCTAAAGATTACAGCCTAGTGGCATACAGCATTTCAGAGGGTGGTAGTGACTGGCGTAAGATCTTTGTGATTGATACTGAGACTAAAAAGCAGCTTGAAGCCGAAATCACCGACGCTAAATTTACCGGCATTTCTTGGTTGGGTAATCGTGGCTTTTATTACTCTAGTTACGATAAGCCAGACGGCAGCCTGCTTTCTGCGCGTACCGAACAACACAAACTTTACTTCCATGAACTGGGCACAGAGCAAGCCAGCGACAAAGTGATTTTTGGTGCGAACAACGCCGAGCAACACCGTTATGTGTCGGGTTACACCACCGAAGACGACCGTTACTTGATCATTCTAGGGCGAGAGTCGACATCGGGTAACAGACTGTTCTATATCGATTTAGGTTCAGAGGAACAATCACTGAACACGCTGATTGATCATGTTGATAGCGACACGTACCTCATCGATAACCAAGATGAAGTCTTTATTCTATACACCAATCTTGATGCGCCTAACGGCAAGGTGGTGAGCTTTGATACTCGCAGTCAACAGTGGCTCGATATCATTCCCGAAAAGCCACAGCCGTTAGATATCAGCACTGGCGGTGGTTACTTGTTTGCTCATTACATGGTCGATGTGGTGTCTAAGATTGAGCAGCTGGATTACCAAGGCAATCTGGTTCGTGAAATCCACTTACCTGGTCTCGGAACGGCCAGTGGCTTAGGTGGAAAAAACGAGCAAACCCAGCTTCATTACACCTTTACCAACTATGTAACGCCGCCAACGATTTTCTCTTTTGATGTTGAATCTGGAAGCTCTGAAATCTACCAACGCTCTGAGTCTCCGTTTGAGTCGGATCAATTTGAGTCTAAACAAGTCTTCTATACCTCGAAGGATGGCACCAAGGTTCCGATGCTTATCTCTTACAAGAAGGGATTAGTGTTAGACGGCAATAATCCAACCATGTTGTACGCCTATGGTGGTTTCAATGTCAGCCTAACGCCTTCTTTCTCGGGTACAGTGGGCAGTTGGTTGGAATTGGGAGGTGTGTATGCAGTGCCGAACTTACGTGGTGGTGGCGAATACGGCAAGGCGTGGCACAAAGCTGGCACTCAGCAGCAAAAGCAGAATGTGTTTGACGACTTCATTGCCGCAGCGGAGTTCTTAATCGCAGAAAACTACACCAGCAGCGACAAGCTAGCGATTCGCGGCGGTTCTAACGGAGGCTTGCTTGTAGGCGCTTGTATGACACAAAGGCCTGAGCTGTTCCAAGTGGCTTTACCTGCGGTTGGTGTGTTGGACATGTTGCGTTATCACACCTTCACGTCTGGTGAAGGCTGGGCGTACGATTTTGGCACGTCAGCACAAAGTAAAGAGATGTTCGAGTATCTGCTTGGCTATTCGCCAGTTCACAATGTGGTACGTGGCGTCGATTACCCTGCAACATTGGTTACCACCGCTGATCACGATGACCGCGTAGTGCCCGCTCACTCTTATAAGTTCATCTCAGAGCTGCAAGATAAGCATGAAGGCGGTGCGCCCGTGATGATTCGTATCGATGTTAATGCTGGCCACGGTGCCGGTATGCCGCTGAGCAAAGCGATTGAACTCACTGCTGATATCTACGCATTTACTCTGTTCAATATGGGAATAGAGTCTCTAGATTCACTTTAG
- a CDS encoding LysR family transcriptional regulator, with amino-acid sequence MRADDLILFSQVVELGSFSKVAEQNNLTNSVVSKRIARLEEEIGVQLLYRTTRKLTLTEAGKAMLHGAKNVKQAAQEAMDAVSGFGENVSGHIKMSVPTISGDLILADAVAEFCNMHPGLTVDMSLNNRFVDLVDDGLDLVIRTGYLEDSSLIARHILDSQWVVCASPSYIAKNGKPMQPKDLVEHNCLQYAYQTTGASEWQFLHSKDGFTDNDKYIVRVSGSFSTDNATALRKAALGGHGVAYVPRCLVYHDIRNGQLVDIFPDLVGKKLGIYAVYPFTRQPPNKIKLLIEHIRTRYLTISHYF; translated from the coding sequence ATGCGAGCAGACGATTTGATCCTGTTTTCACAGGTAGTAGAGCTGGGCAGTTTTAGTAAGGTTGCAGAGCAAAATAACCTTACAAATTCGGTAGTTAGTAAGAGAATTGCGCGTTTGGAAGAAGAGATTGGCGTGCAGCTATTATATCGAACCACGCGTAAATTGACGCTTACCGAGGCGGGTAAGGCAATGTTACACGGAGCCAAAAATGTGAAGCAGGCGGCTCAAGAGGCTATGGACGCAGTTTCAGGCTTTGGTGAAAATGTTAGTGGTCATATCAAAATGTCAGTGCCTACTATCTCCGGAGATTTGATTCTCGCAGACGCTGTTGCCGAGTTTTGTAATATGCACCCAGGTTTAACGGTCGATATGTCTCTTAACAATCGCTTTGTGGATCTGGTTGATGATGGTCTCGACTTGGTTATTCGAACGGGTTATTTGGAAGACTCCAGCTTAATTGCCCGTCATATCTTGGATTCACAATGGGTGGTGTGTGCTTCTCCGTCTTATATCGCCAAGAACGGTAAGCCGATGCAGCCCAAAGATTTGGTGGAGCACAACTGCCTGCAATACGCCTATCAAACAACAGGTGCCAGTGAGTGGCAATTTCTGCATAGTAAAGATGGCTTTACTGATAACGATAAATACATAGTGCGCGTTTCGGGTTCTTTTTCTACCGATAATGCGACGGCATTAAGAAAGGCGGCGTTGGGCGGTCATGGGGTCGCGTACGTACCACGTTGTCTGGTTTATCACGATATTCGTAATGGCCAGCTGGTGGACATCTTCCCTGACTTAGTCGGTAAAAAGCTCGGTATTTATGCGGTGTACCCCTTTACTCGCCAGCCGCCAAACAAGATTAAGTTATTGATTGAACACATCAGAACGCGTTACCTGACGATTTCACACTATTTTTAA
- a CDS encoding L-lactate permease, with the protein MSETLLALLAFSPIVVAAILLVGLNWPAKKAMPVAFALTVAIALFAWDMSSTRVLASVFQGFGITVSVLWIVFGAIFLLNTLKHTGAITTIRNGFTDISADRRVQAIIIAWCFGSFIEGASGFGTPAAIAAPLLVAIGFPALAAVLMGMMIQSTPVSFGAVGTPIIVGVNKGLDTHNISESLIANGSTWDAYLQQITSSVAIIHACVGVMIPVLMAMMLTRFFGKNKSWTEGLDILPFALFAGAAFTIPYALTGVFLGAEFPSLIGGLVGLAIVVTAAKRGFLVPKSKWDFESEDKWPAEWLGSLKIDLDDNSNQSHKKMSMAMAWAPYVLLAVTLVASRVSPEFKGLLKSVSLSFSNILGETGVSTAIQPLYLPGGILVFVALVAVLMQSRSAAPLAKAFGESSKTLIGAGFVLVFTIPMVRIFINSGVNGSDLASMPVTTANFAADLVGGAFPALSATIGALGAFIAGSNTVSNMMFSQFQFEVAQTLSISSAVVVALQAVGAAAGNMIAIHNVVAASATVGLLGREGATLRKTIIPTFYYLVMTGIIGLVVVYGFKMTDALM; encoded by the coding sequence ATGAGTGAAACTCTACTAGCATTATTGGCCTTTTCGCCAATAGTTGTTGCAGCGATTCTGCTGGTTGGCCTGAACTGGCCTGCAAAAAAAGCGATGCCAGTGGCATTTGCATTAACCGTTGCTATCGCCCTATTCGCATGGGATATGTCTAGCACTCGCGTGCTGGCTTCAGTATTCCAAGGCTTCGGCATTACCGTATCGGTTCTCTGGATTGTGTTTGGCGCCATCTTCTTATTAAACACTTTGAAACACACCGGAGCTATCACCACCATCCGCAACGGATTTACTGACATATCAGCAGACCGTCGTGTACAAGCGATCATCATTGCTTGGTGTTTTGGTTCATTCATTGAAGGTGCGTCTGGCTTCGGCACACCCGCTGCAATCGCCGCTCCGTTATTGGTTGCAATTGGCTTCCCAGCGTTAGCTGCGGTACTGATGGGCATGATGATTCAATCTACGCCGGTATCGTTCGGCGCGGTGGGTACACCTATCATTGTTGGCGTAAACAAAGGTTTGGATACGCACAACATCAGTGAAAGCCTGATTGCCAATGGTTCAACATGGGATGCTTACCTACAACAGATCACATCAAGTGTTGCAATCATCCACGCCTGCGTTGGTGTGATGATTCCTGTATTGATGGCAATGATGCTGACTCGCTTCTTCGGTAAGAATAAAAGCTGGACTGAAGGTCTTGATATCCTGCCATTCGCACTGTTCGCAGGTGCCGCTTTCACCATTCCTTACGCACTAACAGGTGTTTTCTTAGGTGCTGAGTTCCCATCACTGATTGGTGGTTTGGTTGGCCTTGCGATTGTTGTAACAGCAGCGAAACGTGGCTTCCTAGTACCAAAATCAAAATGGGATTTTGAGAGCGAAGATAAGTGGCCAGCAGAATGGTTAGGTTCTTTGAAAATCGATCTAGACGACAATAGTAACCAAAGCCATAAGAAAATGAGCATGGCGATGGCATGGGCACCTTACGTGCTGCTCGCTGTCACTCTAGTTGCTAGCCGTGTGAGCCCTGAGTTCAAAGGCCTGCTTAAGAGCGTTAGCTTATCGTTCAGCAACATCCTTGGTGAGACAGGCGTAAGCACTGCGATTCAACCTTTGTATCTACCTGGCGGCATCTTGGTCTTCGTCGCGCTAGTTGCGGTTCTAATGCAATCTCGCAGCGCTGCTCCACTGGCTAAAGCTTTTGGTGAATCGAGTAAGACACTGATTGGTGCTGGCTTTGTGTTGGTGTTCACCATCCCGATGGTACGTATCTTCATTAACTCAGGTGTGAACGGTTCTGATTTAGCGAGTATGCCAGTAACAACTGCTAACTTTGCAGCTGACCTAGTCGGCGGCGCATTCCCAGCGTTAAGTGCAACGATTGGTGCGTTAGGTGCCTTCATTGCAGGCTCTAACACAGTTTCAAACATGATGTTCAGCCAATTCCAATTCGAAGTAGCACAAACTCTGTCCATTTCTAGTGCGGTGGTTGTCGCTCTACAAGCGGTGGGCGCTGCAGCAGGTAACATGATTGCGATTCACAACGTGGTCGCCGCATCGGCAACCGTAGGCTTACTAGGACGTGAAGGTGCAACGTTACGTAAAACGATTATCCCAACGTTCTACTACTTGGTGATGACAGGAATCATCGGCCTAGTGGTTGTCTACGGTTTCAAAATGACAGACGCACTTATGTAA
- a CDS encoding carbohydrate porin: MQKFKLLPITVAVAASLASLSSFAADTNIEALEKRIQELESKVVDIDYVNDQQPAVLTAETKVPEGIVFSGYARYGAHYKSGDERYVDIGTTGRSVGRLGNEANGGEVQLAKLFEADNGAIWDVVFMADHWEADAWADDGGLSMKKMYAGVTNVFESQPELYMWAGRDFHQRPQQGLNDYFWMTHDGQGAGFNNLDFGGAKLDMGFVGQVKGGLVNDNGRYAVTAKLHSIDAGIGNLDFYANYGFASDEADTASSTEYVIDQDTGLTKKVVTPGTKVSDETAYLVGATLGLGDSNRLIVKYGDGADSSVFELKGDYKTFYASIEGNYAASDKFIIDYLVSYKDNSGADLTRDNTEYAGIVRPQYQWNDVHSTWLEAGYGMVDYDDDGEENAWKVTLSQNVSLGGLPWSRPMLRFYTTVGDVETKGAPKTKDNGNVDTLSFGAMFEAWW; this comes from the coding sequence ATGCAAAAATTTAAGCTTTTGCCAATAACGGTCGCAGTGGCGGCTTCGCTTGCTTCACTCTCTTCTTTTGCTGCTGATACTAATATCGAAGCACTAGAAAAACGAATCCAAGAGTTAGAATCTAAGGTTGTTGATATTGATTATGTTAACGATCAACAACCCGCGGTTTTAACTGCAGAAACTAAGGTGCCAGAAGGCATTGTCTTCTCTGGTTATGCTCGTTACGGCGCTCACTACAAGAGCGGTGATGAACGTTACGTAGACATAGGTACAACAGGTCGTTCTGTCGGTCGTTTAGGTAACGAAGCCAATGGTGGTGAGGTTCAGCTAGCTAAACTTTTCGAAGCTGACAATGGTGCGATTTGGGACGTTGTATTCATGGCAGACCACTGGGAGGCAGACGCTTGGGCTGACGACGGCGGCTTAAGTATGAAAAAAATGTACGCTGGTGTAACTAACGTATTTGAAAGCCAACCAGAACTTTACATGTGGGCTGGTCGCGACTTCCATCAACGTCCGCAACAAGGTTTGAATGATTACTTCTGGATGACACACGATGGTCAAGGCGCAGGCTTTAACAACCTAGATTTCGGTGGCGCTAAGCTAGACATGGGCTTTGTCGGTCAAGTGAAAGGCGGCCTCGTAAATGACAATGGTCGATACGCGGTGACAGCGAAGCTACACAGTATTGACGCTGGTATTGGTAACCTAGATTTCTACGCGAACTACGGTTTTGCTTCTGATGAAGCGGATACAGCAAGCTCTACTGAGTACGTAATCGATCAAGATACAGGTTTAACAAAAAAAGTGGTAACACCTGGTACTAAAGTCAGTGATGAAACGGCTTACTTAGTGGGTGCGACGTTAGGCTTAGGCGATTCCAATCGATTAATAGTGAAATATGGTGACGGTGCAGATTCATCGGTATTTGAGTTGAAAGGCGACTATAAAACTTTCTACGCAAGTATTGAAGGTAACTACGCAGCATCGGATAAATTCATCATTGATTACCTAGTGTCGTACAAAGACAACTCTGGTGCAGACTTAACTCGCGACAACACCGAATACGCGGGTATCGTTCGTCCACAATATCAATGGAATGATGTTCATTCTACTTGGTTAGAAGCGGGCTACGGCATGGTTGACTACGATGACGACGGTGAAGAGAACGCGTGGAAAGTAACACTTTCTCAAAACGTTTCTCTAGGTGGCTTACCTTGGAGCCGTCCAATGCTTCGCTTCTACACAACCGTGGGTGATGTAGAGACTAAAGGCGCTCCAAAAACAAAAGACAATGGTAACGTAGATACCCTGTCATTCGGAGCAATGTTTGAAGCATGGTGGTAA
- the lldD gene encoding FMN-dependent L-lactate dehydrogenase LldD, protein MIISASTDYRAAAKAKLPPFLFHYIDGGSYGEHTLRRNTADLAEIALKQRVLNDMSDLNLETELFGEKLAMPIALAPVGLTGMYARRGEVQAAKAADNKGIPFTMSTVSVCPIEEVAPKIERPMWFQLYVLKDRGFMKNVLERAKAAGVTTLVFTVDMPVPGARYRDMHSGMSGPNAAIRRVFQSMRHPSWAVDVGLLGKPHDLGNISTYRGSPTKLEDYIGWLGDNFDPSISWKDLEWIRDFWDGPMVIKGILDEEDAKDAVRFGADGIVVSNHGGRQLDGVLSSAKALPAIADAVKGDTKILVDSGIRTGLDVVRMMAMGADCTLLGRSFVYALAAQGQAGVENLLDLYDKEMRVAMTLTGAKTIKDLTRESLVGLD, encoded by the coding sequence ATGATCATATCCGCATCGACTGATTACCGCGCCGCAGCAAAAGCAAAATTACCACCGTTTCTTTTCCACTACATTGACGGCGGTTCTTACGGAGAACATACCCTACGCCGCAACACGGCCGATCTTGCAGAGATCGCACTCAAGCAGCGTGTACTTAATGACATGTCGGACCTAAATTTGGAAACCGAATTGTTTGGCGAAAAGCTAGCGATGCCGATTGCATTAGCTCCTGTTGGTTTAACAGGTATGTACGCACGACGTGGTGAAGTACAAGCAGCAAAAGCCGCCGACAACAAAGGCATCCCTTTTACGATGTCGACCGTATCGGTATGCCCGATCGAAGAAGTCGCGCCTAAGATTGAGCGCCCAATGTGGTTCCAACTTTACGTGCTAAAAGACCGTGGCTTCATGAAGAACGTATTGGAACGTGCCAAAGCGGCAGGCGTAACAACGCTGGTATTTACGGTAGACATGCCAGTACCTGGCGCTCGCTACCGTGACATGCACTCAGGAATGAGCGGTCCAAATGCAGCAATACGCCGCGTATTTCAATCTATGCGTCATCCTAGTTGGGCAGTTGATGTAGGTTTACTAGGTAAACCGCACGACCTTGGCAATATCTCTACTTACCGAGGTTCTCCAACCAAACTGGAAGACTACATCGGTTGGTTGGGTGACAACTTCGACCCGTCGATTTCATGGAAAGACCTAGAGTGGATCCGTGATTTCTGGGATGGCCCAATGGTCATCAAAGGCATTCTTGATGAAGAAGATGCAAAAGACGCCGTGAGATTTGGCGCAGACGGTATCGTAGTTTCAAACCACGGTGGTCGTCAGCTAGATGGCGTTCTATCAAGTGCTAAAGCGTTACCTGCAATTGCAGACGCAGTAAAAGGCGACACCAAGATTCTGGTCGACTCTGGCATTCGTACTGGCTTAGATGTGGTTCGTATGATGGCGATGGGCGCAGACTGTACCCTACTTGGCCGTTCATTCGTCTACGCGTTAGCGGCACAAGGACAAGCAGGCGTTGAGAACCTACTTGATCTGTACGACAAAGAGATGCGCGTAGCCATGACACTGACGGGCGCAAAGACAATCAAAGACTTAACTCGTGAATCTTTGGTAGGGCTAGATTAA